Sequence from the Dysgonomonadaceae bacterium zrk40 genome:
ACCTGCGCTTGCGGTCGCAATCAGTCCGGCGCGCGCTTCGCAACCTCATCGACAATGCCGAACGCTATGGCGGAATGGTTGATGTCAGCTATGGACGCGAGGACGATCACGCCATTATCCGCGTCGCTGACAATGGCCCCGGTATACCGGACGGCGAGCTTGAACAGGTCTTCGAGCCCTATTTCAGGCTTGAGAAATCCCGCTCGAGAGAGACCGGCGGCACCGGACTTGGACTGTCCATCGCCCGGACGATCGTCCGGGCGCATGGCGGGGACATTGGCCTCACCAACCGGGCAGAAGGCGGCCTCGTGGCGACCGTGACGCTGCCGCTGGGACCGGAACCCCTGAAACAGGAAAGGACAACGACATGAAACTCAACGGCTCAGTCATCTCTGCAGGATCGCTCCTCTTCGTCGCAACGCCGGGCATGGCCGATATCTACGATGGCTCCGGCCACATGATGTGGGGTGGGCACGGTATCTTTGGAGGCCTGATGATGGTGATTTTCTGGGCACTTATCATCGGTCTGATTTTTCTTGCGGTTCGCGGCTTTTCCAACCGCTCCGACACCGGGAATGGTCAGACTGCGATGGATGTCCTTCGTGAACGCTATGCCCGCGGCGAAATCGACGAGGATGAATTCGAGCGGCGGCTGGCCAAACTGGAGGCCCGAAAACGATGATGTGTACGGAACCGGACCGGTACTGAAAGTGCCGGTCGGAGTCCTCGTCAGCCCGGCACGTCGGTGTTTGCCCGTCTTTACACGAAAAAATTGTCTCTCACTGTAACAGGCTCCGGCATTGCGACAAACGCTTACATGAAAGGCCGCGAGGCTGTCTTGATAGTCGCAATCCCGTCCGTACGTTCTCGATAGACGCAATTACACCCATGAAAGGAAATACATCATGCGCATCACGACCCTGACACTCAGTGCGGTCTTGATGACCGGCAGCGCCGCGATTGCCGACGTCTACATCCCCGAAGGCGAGCTCGGAACAGTGCTTCATCTGGATCGATCCTTCAATGAGATGGGTCGCATCGAAGGGCTCGATAACGTCCACGGTCTCGCCGGTGCGCCCGAACGGGGCATACTGGTGGCCGGCAGCCTGTCGGAATCCACACCCGGCGATGTGGCCAAGCCGGCCGCCGTCTCGGAAGAGGAGCACGCGGCCCATCACGGGGGTGGAAACACGGCCAAGCCGGACGCGGTAAGTCTGGTAACGCTGGTTGACGCTGACAGTCGCGAAATTCGGCGCCGAATCGAGGTGCCGGGCATCGTTCACCATGTCGGGATTTCGTCGGATGAACGGTTTGCCGCCGTGACCCACCCCGGGCTCGATGCTGTTTCGGTAATTGACCTTGAGAGTGGCCAGGTCACCGCGACGGTCGCCACCGGCCCGATTCCGGAATATGCGGTCGCCGATCCGAAGACCGGAAACTTCCTTGTCTCCAACGCCGGCAACGCAACGATCAGTGTGCTTGATCCGGAGGACGGGATCGTGACGCGAAATTTCAAGCTGCAGGGGCCACCCAAGCACATCCAGCTCGATGCCGATACCCGTCAACTGATCGTCAGCGAATCCTTCAACGGAACCGTTTCCATCGTCGATGCCGACAGCGGCGAGATCCTCGACAGGTTCGACATCGGCGGAGAATTGCATGGCGTAGCGGTTGACCCGGACGCGATCTGGTCGAGCGCGCGTGAACGCAATCTCGTTGTGCGTGTCGACCGGTCGACCGGTGAACGCCTGGAAGTCAACGTCGGACCTGAACCTTACCACATGGCGCGCGTTGAGGATGCCTTGCTGGTGAGCAGTGCCGGCAAGCCGGAACTGTGGATTCTCGATCCCGAGACGCTGGAGCTTCGCCAGACGATTGCCACGAACAGTACCGCCCATCAGTTCGCCGTAATGCCGTAGGCCGGACCGGGTAAACGGCAATGATCCAACTAACGGCAATGTGAGACCGGGTGCCGATACCGGACTTGACGTTCCAGTCCGGGAAGGCGGCATGCACCGCCAAAACGAGAGATTGACGAGGAATCGACATGACACCTGAAATCGGACAATTCGCGCTGGCACTGGCGCTGATCATTGCCCTGGTGCAAAGCGTTCTACCGATCCTCGGCGCCTCGCGCGGCGATCTGGTCTGGATGCGGAGTGCGCGGACATCGGCGCTCGCTCAGCTGGTTTTCATCGGTATCGCGTTCGCCGCCCTCATGCGCTCCTTCATGGTCAGCGATTTCACGGTGGCGAATGTCGTCGAGAACTCGCATTCGCTCAAGCCGATGCTCTACAAGATCGCAGGGACCTGGGGAAGCCATGAGGGGTCTCTGCTGCTCTGGGTGCTGATCCTCGCGGCTTTCGGCGCAGGTGTCGCCCTGCTCGGGACGAACATTCCCGATGCGCTGAAGGCGCGGACCCTGTCCGTGCAAGCCTGGATCAGCACGGGATTCCTATCCTTCCTGCTGCTGACCTCCAACCCGTTCGAACGTGTGTTCCCGCCGCCGCTGGATGGCAACGACCTCAATCCGCTGCTGCAGGATGTGGGGCTGGCGATGCATCCGCCGCTTCTCTATTTCGGGTATGTCGGGTTCTCGATCGTCTTCTCCTTCGCGGTTGCCGCACTGATCGAGGGCCGTGTCGACGCGGCCTGGGCCCGCTGGGTCAGGCCGTGGACGCTGGCGGCTTGGATGAGCCTGACGGCGGGCATCGCGCTCGGATCATGGTGGGCCTACTACGAACTGGGCTGGGGCGGTTGGTGGTTCTGGGATCCGGTGGAGAATGTCAGCTTCATGCCCTGGCTTCTGGGCACGGCGCTGTTGCATTCGGCCATCGTCACCGAAAAGCGCGATGCCTTCAAAAGCTGGACGATCCTGCTGGCCATCCTGACATTCTCGCTGTCTCTGCTGGGCACGTTCATCGTCCGGTCGGGCCTTCTGACATCCGTCCACGCCTTCGCCGTCGATCCCGAACGAGGCCTCTACATTCTCGGCCTGCTGGGCCTCTCCATCGGCGGCTCGCTCGCGCTCTATGCCTGGCGCGCCCCGTCGATGGAAGGCGGCGGCCTCTTCGCGCCGATCAGTCGCGAGGGTGGCCTCTTGATCAACAACCTGCTGCTGGTCGTGGCCACCGGAACCGTGCTGGTCGGCACGCTCTATCCGCTGTTCACCGAAGCCCTGGCCGATCAGAAGATTTCGGTCGGACCACCGTTCTTCAACGCGTCCTTCATACCGATCATGCTGCCGTTGCTGGCGATCATGGCCGTCGGGCCGCTCCTGTCGTGGAAACGCGCCGACCTGAAGGGGGTATTCCAGCGCCTGCGCTTTGTCGCGCTGCTGTCAGGGCTGGCCGCACTTGCGGTCTGGTACCTGACCGAGGGCGGGCCCGCCCTGGCCTATCTTCCAATCGCGATAGCCACCTGGCTCCTTCTGGCGACATTGCGGGAATGGGCGGCCCGGATCAGACTCTTCGATGTGCCGTTCGCGCAGGCTGTTCGGAGGGCGCGCAACCTGCCCCGCGCGGCCCACGGCATGACGCTGGCACACGCGGGACTTGCCGTGGCGGTCTTCGGCTTCGTCGGGTCGAGCGCCTGGAAATCCGAGAAAATTGTTTTCGTCCAATCCGGCGCCGTGACCGAGATCGCAGGTTTCGACGTGCGCTTCGACGGTGTCCAAAGGGTGCAGGGTCCGAACTATGTCGCCGACCGCGGCACGCTGGTGGTCACGCGCGATGGTGCACCCGTCACGACACTCTACCCCGAGCGCCGTTTCTATCCGGTCGCCCAGAGCACGACCACCGAATCTGCCATCCGCTCGACGCTGGCGGGCGACCTC
This genomic interval carries:
- a CDS encoding SHOCT domain-containing protein, with the translated sequence MKLNGSVISAGSLLFVATPGMADIYDGSGHMMWGGHGIFGGLMMVIFWALIIGLIFLAVRGFSNRSDTGNGQTAMDVLRERYARGEIDEDEFERRLAKLEARKR
- a CDS encoding heme lyase CcmF/NrfE family subunit, whose product is MTPEIGQFALALALIIALVQSVLPILGASRGDLVWMRSARTSALAQLVFIGIAFAALMRSFMVSDFTVANVVENSHSLKPMLYKIAGTWGSHEGSLLLWVLILAAFGAGVALLGTNIPDALKARTLSVQAWISTGFLSFLLLTSNPFERVFPPPLDGNDLNPLLQDVGLAMHPPLLYFGYVGFSIVFSFAVAALIEGRVDAAWARWVRPWTLAAWMSLTAGIALGSWWAYYELGWGGWWFWDPVENVSFMPWLLGTALLHSAIVTEKRDAFKSWTILLAILTFSLSLLGTFIVRSGLLTSVHAFAVDPERGLYILGLLGLSIGGSLALYAWRAPSMEGGGLFAPISREGGLLINNLLLVVATGTVLVGTLYPLFTEALADQKISVGPPFFNASFIPIMLPLLAIMAVGPLLSWKRADLKGVFQRLRFVALLSGLAALAVWYLTEGGPALAYLPIAIATWLLLATLREWAARIRLFDVPFAQAVRRARNLPRAAHGMTLAHAGLAVAVFGFVGSSAWKSEKIVFVQSGAVTEIAGFDVRFDGVQRVQGPNYVADRGTLVVTRDGAPVTTLYPERRFYPVAQSTTTESAIRSTLAGDLYASLAEPAAEGAAQSGAWTLRILYEPLVNFIWIGAALLVLGGGLSLSDRRLRVGAPRRATIPKPQATPAE